One genomic region from Sulfurovum riftiae encodes:
- a CDS encoding type II toxin-antitoxin system VapC family toxin, whose product MTIKKVFFDANIFNDIFDASRSTHAVSKQSFALALEHNMKLCTSCDIATNIYYITAKYTTRDNALSALESVKKMAMIIPFGEKELSETISLMRKDSDYKDFEDTIQYIMALKEKCDVIVTNNKYFVSKEIECMTSEAFVKRLKLELP is encoded by the coding sequence GTGACAATTAAAAAAGTCTTTTTTGATGCCAATATTTTTAATGATATTTTTGATGCCTCACGTAGTACTCATGCTGTGAGCAAACAATCTTTTGCTTTGGCACTTGAACACAATATGAAATTATGTACTTCTTGTGATATCGCCACCAACATTTACTATATTACAGCAAAATACACCACAAGAGATAATGCATTAAGCGCATTGGAATCGGTTAAAAAAATGGCAATGATTATTCCTTTTGGAGAGAAGGAACTCTCAGAAACTATTTCTTTAATGCGTAAAGACAGTGACTATAAGGATTTTGAGGATACGATCCAGTATATTATGGCTTTAAAAGAGAAATGTGATGTGATCGTTACCAATAATAAATATTTTGTTTCAAAAGAGATTGAATGTATGACATCTGAAGCGTTTGTGAAAAGATTGAAATTGGAGCTTCCGTGA
- the hrpB gene encoding ATP-dependent helicase HrpB, protein MRSLPITQVIPEVKEKLQKHNRLVLQAPPGAGKTTALPLALLDEAWLKGKKILMLEPRRLAVRSSAARMAELLNEKVGQRIGYQIKMDSVQSKATQILIVTEGILTRKLQNDPSLEDVALIIFDEFHERSLHADLSLALALESQSILREDLKILIMSATLNTTAVSKLLNNAPLVESKGRSFPVERIYLDKNTPQPTKKEIPVYVHKLLIKILSEEKGNILVFLSGVREIKAVEKLLTNSKPSDVFISSLYGNLSKEAQDRAIKAPPKGSRKVVLSTNIAQTSLTIEGITVVVDSGLQNVSVFNPFSGMDRLETRFISKDAATQRAGRAGRLSAGKAYHLWHKSKILLEHDIPEILLADLSQMVLELALWGNEDITSLAWMDTPPSTAVTHARQLLVQLGALDEKGTITSHGKAMSTYGLHPRLAHMMLKAKELDLAYEASLLAVLLTEKDIYHKGIGLSDIRERVILLHHVAQKVSVPGHLVNLKQCHYLLANAKRLEKVQKKEIDTELLGVLLSFAYPDRIAALRYSNTGTYLLSNGKGATLHKEDELYDASYLVVCDLDAKSTNANIYKACEITRDQIEAYLELEISDVLTWNEEQQRVEARSVQRVGAITLKETQISPSSKAELAEEIQEVLLDELEALGLGVLNWSKEAKSLKERVSFLNFHGLDFPDFSDTGLLKNMDEWLAPYLAGITTLKACQNLDLHQILLGRLSFEQTQLLDRLAPEKLKVASGSNITLDYSDPEQPVLAVRLQEMFGTRSTPTVLNGKVKLMIHLLSPASRPMQVTQDLESFWKNTYDEVKKELRGKYKKHYWPDDPLEAQATSKTRKYM, encoded by the coding sequence ATGAGATCCCTTCCTATTACCCAAGTCATTCCTGAAGTCAAAGAGAAACTTCAAAAGCATAACCGTTTGGTGCTGCAGGCACCGCCGGGTGCTGGGAAAACGACAGCACTGCCGCTTGCACTTTTGGATGAAGCATGGTTAAAAGGCAAAAAGATCCTCATGCTAGAGCCTCGTCGTTTGGCTGTACGCTCTTCTGCTGCACGCATGGCTGAACTTTTGAATGAAAAAGTGGGTCAGCGTATCGGGTACCAGATAAAGATGGACTCGGTACAGAGCAAAGCCACACAGATACTCATCGTTACAGAGGGTATTTTGACCCGAAAACTGCAGAATGACCCCTCTTTGGAAGATGTGGCCCTCATCATCTTTGATGAGTTTCATGAACGCTCTTTGCATGCGGACCTCTCTTTGGCTTTGGCATTGGAATCACAAAGCATTTTACGTGAAGACCTGAAGATCCTCATTATGTCTGCCACACTGAATACGACTGCCGTTTCCAAACTCCTAAACAATGCACCGCTTGTAGAGAGTAAAGGACGTTCTTTTCCTGTGGAGCGTATCTACCTCGATAAAAACACCCCTCAGCCAACCAAAAAAGAGATTCCTGTCTACGTACATAAACTTCTTATTAAGATCTTGTCTGAAGAAAAAGGAAACATACTTGTCTTCCTCTCAGGAGTACGGGAGATCAAAGCCGTTGAAAAACTGCTCACCAACAGCAAACCAAGTGATGTTTTCATCTCTTCACTCTACGGTAATTTGAGTAAGGAGGCACAGGACAGAGCCATCAAAGCCCCTCCAAAAGGCTCCCGGAAAGTAGTGCTCTCTACCAACATCGCACAAACATCTCTGACCATTGAGGGTATTACGGTTGTTGTGGATTCAGGACTTCAGAATGTCTCCGTATTCAACCCCTTTTCAGGCATGGACAGACTGGAGACCCGTTTCATCTCCAAAGATGCAGCCACACAAAGGGCAGGACGTGCAGGACGATTGTCTGCGGGAAAAGCTTACCATCTATGGCACAAGTCTAAAATACTCTTGGAACATGATATTCCTGAAATACTTCTGGCAGATCTAAGTCAAATGGTTTTGGAGCTGGCACTCTGGGGAAATGAGGACATCACTTCCCTCGCATGGATGGATACCCCGCCCAGCACTGCTGTCACCCATGCCAGACAGCTTCTGGTACAACTGGGTGCATTGGACGAGAAGGGTACCATCACAAGCCATGGCAAAGCGATGAGTACCTATGGTCTGCATCCGCGTCTGGCACACATGATGTTAAAAGCCAAAGAGCTTGACCTCGCTTATGAAGCTTCTCTGCTGGCGGTACTCTTGACAGAAAAAGATATTTACCATAAAGGTATAGGCTTGTCTGACATTCGTGAACGGGTGATACTTTTGCATCATGTAGCACAAAAAGTCTCTGTACCAGGACACCTTGTCAATCTCAAACAGTGCCACTACCTGCTTGCCAATGCCAAACGCTTGGAAAAGGTACAAAAAAAGGAGATCGACACAGAACTTCTTGGCGTACTTCTCTCTTTTGCCTATCCTGACCGTATCGCTGCCCTGCGTTACAGTAACACCGGCACGTATCTTCTCTCCAACGGAAAAGGTGCGACCCTTCATAAAGAAGATGAACTCTATGATGCTTCTTATCTGGTGGTCTGTGACCTTGATGCAAAATCAACAAATGCGAACATCTACAAAGCCTGCGAAATAACACGTGATCAGATCGAGGCGTACTTGGAACTTGAGATCTCAGATGTGCTTACCTGGAATGAGGAACAGCAAAGAGTTGAAGCAAGGAGTGTTCAGCGAGTGGGTGCCATTACACTCAAAGAGACACAGATCAGTCCATCATCCAAAGCAGAACTGGCAGAAGAGATACAGGAGGTACTTTTGGATGAGCTGGAAGCGTTAGGTTTGGGTGTTTTAAACTGGAGTAAAGAGGCCAAGAGTTTAAAAGAGAGAGTCAGTTTTTTAAACTTTCACGGTCTGGACTTCCCGGACTTTTCAGATACTGGTCTCCTGAAGAATATGGATGAGTGGCTGGCTCCCTACCTTGCAGGTATTACTACCCTCAAAGCCTGCCAGAACCTGGATCTGCATCAGATCCTTTTGGGACGACTCAGCTTTGAACAGACACAGCTGCTCGACAGGCTGGCTCCCGAAAAACTCAAGGTGGCCAGCGGTTCTAACATTACCTTGGATTACAGCGATCCGGAACAACCCGTTCTGGCCGTACGCCTGCAGGAGATGTTCGGCACAAGAAGCACACCTACCGTGCTCAACGGAAAAGTAAAATTGATGATCCATCTGCTCTCCCCTGCCTCACGCCCCATGCAGGTCACGCAGGACCTGGAAAGTTTTTGGAAAAACACCTATGATGAAGTCAAAAAAGAGTTAAGAGGAAAATACAAAAAGCACTACTGGCCGGATGACCCTTTGGAAGCACAGGCTACATCAAAAACCAGAAAATATATGTAA